The Candidatus Krumholzibacteriia bacterium genome includes a region encoding these proteins:
- a CDS encoding TetR/AcrR family transcriptional regulator → MPTSARMKNRPEQILREAARLFASRGYRGTSVRRIAEACGVSEAALYRHFPGKEHIYEAVIAWKAGQHDIAGHLAGLRDAADIESVLRGVAEHILGFLESDPELLALKFGACIESDAAAPILFREVRLPYIDFLKTEIESRTARGELRTVDPFITARCFVGMVMDCALSAGVWNRAAGLDFDSAAVVTNNVPIFARGLQNHASA, encoded by the coding sequence TTGCCGACCTCAGCCCGCATGAAGAACCGCCCCGAACAGATCCTGCGCGAGGCCGCCCGGCTCTTCGCTTCGCGTGGATACCGGGGCACGTCCGTGCGCCGGATTGCGGAGGCCTGCGGGGTGAGCGAAGCGGCACTGTACCGCCACTTCCCCGGCAAGGAGCATATCTACGAGGCGGTCATCGCCTGGAAGGCGGGCCAGCACGACATCGCCGGGCACCTCGCGGGGCTGCGCGACGCCGCGGACATCGAGAGCGTGCTTCGGGGGGTGGCAGAGCACATCCTCGGCTTCCTCGAGAGCGATCCCGAGCTCCTGGCCCTGAAGTTTGGCGCCTGCATCGAGTCCGACGCCGCCGCCCCGATCCTGTTCCGCGAGGTCCGTCTCCCCTACATCGACTTTCTAAAGACGGAAATCGAATCCCGCACCGCTCGCGGAGAGCTGCGCACGGTGGACCCTTTCATCACCGCGCGCTGTTTCGTGGGCATGGTGATGGACTGCGCGCTCTCCGCCGGCGTCTGGAACCGTGCCGCCGGCCTCGATTTCGACAGTGCCGCCGTTGTCACCAACAACGTCCCGATCTTCGCCCGCGGCCTCCAGAACCATGCTTCGGCATGA
- a CDS encoding adenylosuccinate synthase codes for MPVTLVVGGQWGDEGKAKIIDYLAREVDFVVRFQGGANAGHTVVVGEKRFAFHQVPSGILYPQTACVLGGGMVIDPSALVREIDGLAEQGVDFAGRIHISDQAHLVLPYHIALDCDSEDRRVDGGIGTTRKGISPAYADKARRDGVRMADLRRSPAQLRELVTARVRENNRLLKLRGAKTLSPARVVDDLLSARRRLLPMITDTRPILWAAEAAGKSVLCEGAQGSLLDIDHGTYPFVTSSSCSAGGAAIGTGLPPSAFGRIVGIFKAYCTRVGNGPFPTEDKGAPGRRLREIGREYGTTTGRPRRCGWFDAVAARTVVQINGITDIALTKLDVLDSFAEVKVCTSYRAGKRSVDVFPADARDVAAVRPHYEVIRGWEARTEGKQLEDLPPRAIAYIRRLEQLVGCRIHLVSLGPERSAMVEMPLARGAAAGL; via the coding sequence ATGCCGGTTACTCTGGTTGTGGGTGGACAGTGGGGCGACGAGGGCAAGGCCAAGATCATCGATTACCTCGCACGCGAGGTGGACTTCGTGGTGCGCTTCCAGGGTGGGGCCAACGCGGGCCACACCGTGGTGGTGGGTGAGAAGCGTTTCGCCTTTCACCAGGTGCCGTCGGGTATCCTGTATCCGCAGACGGCCTGCGTACTCGGGGGTGGTATGGTGATCGACCCTTCCGCGCTGGTACGCGAGATCGATGGGCTCGCCGAACAGGGTGTGGATTTTGCCGGGCGCATCCACATCAGCGACCAGGCGCACCTGGTGCTTCCGTACCACATCGCGCTGGATTGTGACTCCGAGGACCGCCGCGTCGATGGCGGCATCGGGACCACCCGCAAGGGGATCTCGCCGGCCTACGCGGACAAGGCGCGGCGCGACGGCGTGCGCATGGCGGACCTGCGCCGCAGCCCTGCGCAGCTGCGCGAGCTGGTGACGGCACGCGTGCGCGAGAACAACCGCCTGCTGAAGCTTCGCGGCGCAAAGACGCTCTCGCCGGCACGCGTGGTCGACGACCTTCTGAGCGCGCGGCGCCGGTTGCTGCCCATGATCACCGACACGCGGCCCATCCTGTGGGCGGCGGAGGCGGCCGGCAAGAGCGTGCTGTGCGAGGGTGCGCAGGGCTCACTGCTGGATATCGACCACGGGACCTATCCCTTTGTGACGTCCAGTTCGTGCAGCGCGGGCGGTGCCGCCATCGGCACCGGATTGCCGCCGTCGGCCTTCGGCCGCATCGTGGGCATCTTCAAGGCATACTGCACGCGCGTGGGCAACGGGCCGTTTCCCACCGAGGACAAGGGCGCGCCGGGACGCAGGCTGCGCGAGATCGGGCGCGAGTACGGCACCACCACCGGGCGGCCCCGCCGCTGCGGGTGGTTCGACGCGGTGGCCGCGCGCACCGTGGTCCAGATCAACGGCATCACCGACATTGCGCTCACCAAGCTCGACGTGCTCGATTCGTTCGCCGAGGTCAAGGTGTGCACGTCGTACCGGGCGGGCAAGCGTTCCGTCGATGTTTTTCCGGCGGACGCACGCGACGTTGCGGCGGTGCGGCCCCACTACGAGGTGATCCGGGGCTGGGAGGCGCGTACCGAGGGCAAGCAACTCGAAGACCTGCCCCCGCGCGCCATCGCCTACATCCGGCGGCTCGAGCAGCTGGTCGGGTGCCGCATCCATCTGGTGTCGCTTGGCCCCGAGCGCTCCGCCATGGTGGAGATGCCGCTTGCGCGCGGGGCGGCCGCGGGACTGTAG
- a CDS encoding alanine--glyoxylate aminotransferase family protein has protein sequence MKTPRLFTPGPTAIPAEVLETAARPLIHHRTEAFRQAHRDAMSGLQYILRTTNPVAILTASGSGAMEAAVVNMTRPGDTVITTELGKFSERWREIAEAYGMKVVTLKAEYGQVVQPAAVERAFMSNPGAAVLFATHSETATGVLQDVEAFAKIARAHGALIGVDAITSAGAHDVRTDDWGLDAVVGGSQKGVMIPPGLGYVAVSERARARMREGRHPVYYFDLLKALASAEKGDTPYTPAITLVLALRTALEMMRAEGIENIIARHDANARATRAAVTAMGLELLAAVPSNATTAVRTPGDSAGAIQKHLEKHYGVKIAGGQGALKGKIVRIGHLGHYDATDMYAVVSALEATLNDLGLLNTFGRGVAALRESYAGGAGKR, from the coding sequence GGCGTTCCGCCAGGCCCATCGGGATGCCATGTCGGGTCTGCAGTACATCCTGCGCACGACCAACCCGGTCGCCATCCTTACCGCGTCGGGCTCGGGCGCGATGGAAGCGGCGGTGGTAAACATGACGCGTCCCGGTGACACGGTCATCACCACCGAGCTTGGAAAGTTCAGCGAGCGCTGGCGCGAAATCGCCGAGGCGTACGGCATGAAGGTGGTGACGCTGAAGGCCGAGTACGGACAGGTGGTGCAACCCGCCGCGGTCGAGCGCGCATTCATGAGCAACCCCGGCGCGGCGGTCCTGTTTGCCACCCACTCGGAGACCGCCACCGGGGTTCTGCAGGACGTCGAGGCGTTCGCGAAGATCGCGCGCGCGCACGGCGCATTGATCGGCGTCGACGCCATCACCAGCGCCGGCGCACACGACGTGCGTACCGACGACTGGGGGCTCGACGCGGTGGTGGGTGGATCTCAGAAGGGTGTCATGATCCCGCCCGGACTCGGCTACGTGGCGGTCTCCGAGCGCGCACGGGCACGCATGCGCGAGGGGCGGCACCCGGTCTACTACTTCGATCTCCTCAAGGCCCTTGCCTCCGCGGAGAAGGGGGACACCCCCTACACTCCGGCCATCACGCTGGTGCTGGCACTGCGCACGGCACTGGAAATGATGCGCGCGGAGGGAATCGAGAACATCATCGCCCGCCACGACGCCAACGCGCGCGCCACGCGCGCGGCGGTGACCGCGATGGGGCTGGAGCTTCTCGCCGCGGTTCCTTCCAACGCGACCACCGCGGTGCGCACGCCGGGTGATTCGGCGGGTGCGATCCAGAAACACCTGGAGAAGCACTACGGGGTGAAGATAGCGGGCGGGCAGGGCGCGCTGAAGGGGAAGATTGTGCGCATCGGTCACCTGGGTCACTACGATGCCACCGACATGTACGCGGTGGTTTCGGCGCTAGAGGCGACGCTCAACGACCTGGGTCTGCTGAACACCTTCGGAAGGGGTGTCGCGGCGCTGCGCGAGTCGTACGCGGGTGGTGCGGGCAAGCGATGA